A genomic segment from Ramlibacter agri encodes:
- a CDS encoding MFS transporter codes for MRNDPGSSTAPLAPPPARLQKLPLLVLLAGTFMVVLDFFIVNVALPSMQHELHASDGALQLVVAGYGVANAAGLITGGRLGDLFGRRRMFMLGLLLFTLASLACGLAPNAHVLVAARIAQGLAGAVLQPQVLATLGLLYAGPARAKAFAAYGIALGLGAALGQLIGGLLIDLGPAALGWRGCFLINLPIGLAALLLAPRVIPELPASRGSRLDLPGAVLAGLACVSVVWPLVEGRDQGWPLWSVLLLLAALPLGASFVWRQRRAADPLVQPALLAQRGFRAGLLATFVFYAGNASQYFVLALYLQQGRGLAPLASGLVFTCLAGGFFAASLAAPRLAARFGGAPIARGALLLALGHALQLANVLWGGEWSLVLMLPVLVLQGVGLGVVMAPLVSAVLAGLPPQHAGVGSGVLATVQQVGNAVGVALVGVVFYGVLARADHGEAFAASLACLAASALLVAALYRRVVAAARA; via the coding sequence ATGCGTAACGATCCTGGCTCTTCTACTGCGCCATTGGCGCCGCCGCCGGCGCGCCTGCAAAAGCTGCCCTTGCTGGTGCTGCTGGCCGGCACCTTCATGGTGGTGCTGGATTTCTTCATCGTGAACGTCGCGCTGCCTTCGATGCAGCACGAGCTGCATGCCTCCGACGGCGCGCTGCAACTGGTCGTGGCCGGCTACGGCGTGGCCAATGCGGCGGGGCTCATCACGGGCGGGCGCCTGGGTGACCTGTTCGGCCGCCGCCGCATGTTCATGCTGGGCCTGCTGCTGTTCACGCTGGCTTCGCTCGCCTGCGGGCTCGCGCCGAACGCGCATGTCCTCGTGGCCGCACGCATCGCGCAGGGCCTGGCTGGCGCGGTGCTGCAGCCGCAGGTACTGGCGACCTTGGGCCTGCTGTATGCGGGACCGGCGCGGGCGAAGGCGTTCGCGGCGTACGGCATCGCCCTGGGCCTGGGTGCGGCGCTGGGCCAGTTGATCGGCGGCTTGCTGATCGACCTGGGCCCCGCGGCTCTCGGTTGGCGCGGCTGCTTCCTGATCAACCTGCCGATCGGGCTGGCGGCGTTGCTGCTCGCGCCGCGCGTCATTCCCGAATTGCCGGCCAGCCGCGGCAGCCGCCTCGACTTGCCGGGCGCTGTGCTCGCCGGCCTGGCCTGCGTGTCGGTGGTGTGGCCGCTGGTGGAAGGACGCGACCAGGGCTGGCCGCTGTGGAGCGTGTTGCTGCTGCTGGCCGCCTTGCCACTGGGCGCGTCGTTCGTGTGGCGGCAGCGGCGCGCGGCGGATCCGCTGGTGCAGCCGGCCTTGCTGGCGCAACGCGGCTTCCGCGCGGGGCTGCTCGCCACCTTCGTCTTCTATGCCGGCAATGCCTCGCAGTACTTCGTGCTGGCGCTGTACCTGCAGCAAGGGCGCGGCCTGGCGCCGCTCGCTTCCGGGCTGGTGTTCACCTGCCTCGCCGGCGGCTTCTTCGCGGCGTCGCTGGCGGCGCCGCGGCTGGCCGCGCGCTTCGGCGGCGCGCCCATCGCGCGTGGTGCGCTGCTGCTGGCCCTGGGCCACGCGCTGCAACTGGCCAACGTGCTGTGGGGCGGCGAGTGGAGCCTCGTCCTGATGCTGCCGGTGCTGGTGCTGCAGGGCGTGGGGCTCGGCGTGGTGATGGCGCCGCTGGTGTCCGCCGTGCTCGCGGGCCTGCCGCCGCAACATGCCGGCGTGGGCTCGGGCGTGCTGGCCACCGTGCAACAGGTGGGCAACGCGGTCGGCGTGGCGCTGGTCGGCGTGGTGTTCTACGGCGTGCTGGCGCGCGCGGACCATGGCGAGGCCTTCGCGGCGTCGCTGGCCTGCCTCGCGGCGTCGGCACTGCTGGTCGCGGCCTTGTACCGGCGCGTCGTAGCGGCCGCCCGGGCCTGA